In the Phaeobacter sp. A36a-5a genome, one interval contains:
- the tviB gene encoding Vi polysaccharide biosynthesis UDP-N-acetylglucosamine C-6 dehydrogenase TviB: MSGTERICVIGLGYVGLPLAVEFGRSRPVVGFDISDDRIAALRSGQDNTREISAEALAAASHLTLTSDPAEIADCTIFIVTVPTPIDSSRRPDLTPLLRASETVGGVLKPGDLVIYESTVYPGATEEDCVPVLERVSGLTFNRDFFAGYSPERINPGDKTRRLPDIVKVTSGSTPEIAARVDALYREIVTAGTHQAESIRVAEAAKVIENSQRDINIALINELAKIFNRMDIDTEAVLRAAGTKWNFLNFRPGLVGGHCIGVDPYYLTHKAEQLGYHPEILLAGRRLNDGMGAYVASQMVKSMLKRKMAIADARVLVMGLTFKENCPDLRNTRVIDVVRCLEEYGLMVDVHDPHADPDEARQEYGVNLVTTPQPGAYDGLVLAVAHQEFRDMGAAQIRALGRDHALLYDLKYVLTPDQSDLRL, from the coding sequence ATGAGCGGGACAGAACGGATTTGCGTGATCGGGCTTGGCTATGTCGGTCTGCCGCTGGCGGTGGAATTTGGCCGATCGCGCCCGGTAGTGGGCTTTGACATCAGCGACGACCGGATTGCGGCGCTGCGCTCAGGGCAGGACAATACCCGCGAGATAAGCGCCGAGGCGCTGGCGGCTGCGTCGCATCTGACATTGACCAGCGACCCGGCAGAGATTGCCGATTGCACGATCTTTATCGTCACCGTTCCAACACCGATCGACAGCAGCCGTCGCCCGGATCTGACGCCATTGCTGCGGGCGTCAGAAACGGTTGGTGGCGTGCTCAAACCCGGCGATCTGGTGATCTATGAATCCACGGTCTATCCCGGCGCCACCGAGGAGGACTGCGTCCCGGTTCTGGAGCGCGTGTCCGGGCTGACATTCAATCGCGATTTCTTTGCAGGCTACAGCCCCGAGCGGATCAATCCCGGCGATAAGACGCGGCGTCTGCCGGATATCGTCAAGGTGACCTCCGGCTCAACGCCTGAAATTGCGGCGCGTGTCGATGCGCTCTACCGTGAGATCGTGACGGCGGGCACCCACCAGGCCGAGAGCATCCGCGTCGCCGAAGCGGCCAAGGTGATCGAGAACAGCCAGCGCGATATCAACATCGCTCTGATCAATGAGCTGGCCAAGATTTTCAACCGCATGGATATTGATACCGAAGCAGTGCTGCGTGCTGCCGGAACCAAGTGGAACTTCCTTAACTTTCGTCCGGGTCTGGTCGGGGGCCATTGTATTGGGGTCGACCCCTATTACCTGACCCACAAGGCAGAGCAGCTGGGCTATCACCCCGAGATCCTGTTGGCAGGGCGGCGGCTGAATGACGGCATGGGAGCCTATGTGGCGAGCCAGATGGTCAAATCCATGCTGAAACGCAAGATGGCCATTGCCGATGCGCGGGTCCTTGTGATGGGGTTGACCTTCAAGGAAAACTGCCCCGATCTGCGCAATACACGGGTTATTGATGTGGTGCGCTGCCTTGAGGAATACGGTCTGATGGTGGATGTGCATGACCCCCATGCCGATCCAGATGAGGCGCGGCAGGAATACGGCGTCAATCTGGTGACAACTCCGCAGCCAGGGGCCTATGACGGTTTGGTTCTGGCGGTGGCCCATCAGGAATTCCGCGATATGGGGGCCGCGCAGATCCGGGCCTTGGGTCGGGACCATGCGCTGCTGTACGATCTGAAGTATGTGCTGACGCCGGACCAGTCCGACCTGCGGCTCTGA
- a CDS encoding response regulator, with translation MKRTGILFQIVLSLSLAALLVAVAIGDVARRYETRNLQDQLKEQAELTISLLSGLMLESIIVEDVPVLETGLTEAITRNPKLLKIQIQDSAGTPIAEAGRTDQVGPDDFVMYDRPITLDGFDFGNMVVHWSTREGQAMVQHKVSQTIMWTVVAVAVLSILVLILVSVLALRPLQIIHQRMSDAIAGLSNRQARLPWFASREFRALDFSVGVLEDTFEERDEREYALDEARKSADIANRAKSEFLANMSHEIRTPMNGVIGMAELILETDLDEDQTMYAETIAKSGSALLTIINDILNFSKIEAGKMELDRAPFNLQTAIEDVVTLLSPKAAEKNVEVTLRYDPNLPECYDGDVGRIRQILTNVAGNAVKFTGSGYVYIEVSGESEDGYTDLRISVTDTGTGIPEDRLDLIFNAFEQADGAATRNYEGTGLGLAISTRLLALMGGRISVRSELGKGSVFTIELPLRIRPNQPKPAQDERDFKGLRALVVDDLELNRIILTERLATWGVKSIAAGSAHQALEILLDARHDGVRFDVILQDFQMPGMDGKELAERIRDIPEYRDLPIVILSSVENTLDRAAREHLGRCEVALKPLRAAQLQSVMSRVLEIPADAPQDTVQPPVADDMEAIPQVKLLLAEDNRTNQLVVSRMLKAAPIEVLIAANGEEAVTMFAEHQPDIVLMDMMMPVKDGIDATAEIRQLEREQGMRRCPVVALTANALQSHREECLAAGMDDFLSKPINKKALLGAVSKWVECGPLLKTGT, from the coding sequence ATGAAACGTACGGGCATACTCTTTCAGATCGTCTTGTCATTGTCGCTGGCTGCCCTGCTGGTGGCGGTGGCGATCGGCGATGTTGCGCGCCGCTACGAGACCCGCAACCTGCAGGACCAATTGAAAGAGCAGGCTGAGCTGACCATCTCGTTGCTGAGCGGGCTGATGCTTGAATCGATCATCGTCGAAGATGTGCCGGTGCTGGAAACCGGATTGACCGAGGCGATTACCCGCAATCCCAAACTCCTGAAGATCCAGATCCAGGATAGCGCGGGTACTCCGATCGCGGAGGCGGGCCGTACGGATCAGGTGGGGCCGGATGACTTTGTGATGTATGACCGCCCGATCACGCTCGACGGGTTCGATTTTGGCAATATGGTTGTTCACTGGTCTACCCGTGAGGGGCAGGCAATGGTTCAGCACAAGGTCAGCCAGACCATCATGTGGACGGTGGTGGCCGTGGCAGTGCTGTCCATTCTGGTGCTGATACTGGTGAGCGTGCTGGCATTGCGCCCATTGCAGATCATTCACCAGCGCATGTCGGATGCGATCGCCGGTTTGTCGAACCGGCAGGCCCGGCTGCCCTGGTTTGCCTCGCGCGAGTTTCGGGCCTTGGATTTCTCTGTCGGTGTGCTTGAGGATACCTTTGAAGAGCGGGACGAGCGTGAGTACGCATTGGATGAGGCGCGGAAATCGGCTGATATCGCCAACCGGGCCAAATCCGAATTCCTGGCCAATATGTCCCATGAAATCCGCACTCCGATGAATGGCGTCATCGGCATGGCGGAACTGATCCTGGAGACGGATCTGGACGAAGACCAGACCATGTATGCCGAGACGATTGCCAAGTCTGGCTCGGCGCTGCTGACGATCATCAACGACATTCTGAATTTTTCGAAGATCGAGGCGGGCAAGATGGAGCTGGACCGCGCGCCCTTTAACTTGCAGACCGCAATTGAGGACGTCGTGACACTGTTGTCGCCCAAAGCCGCGGAGAAGAATGTCGAGGTGACACTTCGCTATGATCCGAACCTGCCGGAATGTTACGACGGCGACGTTGGTCGTATCCGCCAGATCCTGACCAATGTGGCGGGTAACGCGGTGAAGTTCACCGGCAGCGGCTATGTCTATATCGAGGTCTCAGGCGAGTCTGAGGATGGCTACACGGATCTGCGTATTTCGGTCACCGATACCGGCACCGGCATACCGGAGGACCGGCTGGACCTGATTTTCAATGCCTTTGAGCAGGCCGACGGAGCCGCGACCCGCAATTATGAGGGCACCGGACTGGGCCTTGCGATATCCACGCGCTTGCTTGCGCTGATGGGCGGGCGGATCTCTGTACGGTCGGAACTGGGCAAGGGCTCGGTGTTCACCATTGAGCTGCCACTGCGGATCCGGCCCAACCAGCCGAAGCCTGCTCAGGATGAGCGGGATTTCAAGGGGCTGCGGGCACTGGTTGTTGATGATCTGGAACTCAACAGGATTATTCTGACTGAGCGGTTGGCGACCTGGGGGGTGAAAAGCATCGCCGCCGGATCGGCCCATCAGGCGCTGGAGATTCTGCTGGATGCACGTCACGACGGTGTGCGTTTCGACGTCATTCTTCAAGATTTCCAGATGCCCGGGATGGATGGGAAAGAGTTGGCAGAGCGGATCCGAGATATCCCGGAATATCGCGATCTGCCGATCGTTATCCTGTCCTCGGTTGAAAATACGCTGGACCGGGCCGCACGCGAACATCTGGGTCGCTGCGAAGTTGCGCTGAAGCCACTGCGTGCAGCGCAACTCCAGTCGGTTATGAGTCGGGTGCTCGAGATACCCGCCGATGCACCTCAGGACACGGTTCAGCCACCGGTCGCGGATGATATGGAGGCCATACCGCAGGTGAAACTGCTGCTGGCGGAGGACAATCGAACCAACCAGCTCGTCGTATCACGCATGTTGAAGGCGGCTCCCATCGAAGTCTTGATCGCCGCGAATGGTGAGGAGGCGGTGACCATGTTTGCGGAACACCAGCCGGATATCGTGCTGATGGATATGATGATGCCGGTCAAAGACGGGATAGATGCGACGGCTGAAATCCGTCAGCTCGAACGAGAGCAGGGGATGCGCCGCTGTCCGGTCGTCGCGTTGACGGCAAATGCCCTGCAGTCCCACCGCGAGGAATGCCTTGCCGCAGGCATGGATGACTTCCTGAGCAAACCGATCAACAAGAAGGCCCTGCTTGGAGCGGTAAGCAAATGGGTGGAATGCGGCCCGTTGCTGAAGACCGGAACCTGA
- a CDS encoding PhnD/SsuA/transferrin family substrate-binding protein — protein MQTASKHHNKPAGMGRLWLVFCVCLMALLAPMTARAEITLTFGTYAADKPTVTVKKYRPFLTFLSNRLGEVLGEKVVIRMTVAKEYQEGIDQLANGEVDFARFGPASYVHVMKQNPDIRIVAMESKKGRKRFKGVIVVHRDSTITHLSDLAGLSFAFGDELSTIGRYLAQSQLLEAGIDSGDLHTYEYLGRHDLVGEAVGAGKFTAGALKESTYKKLIAKGVPIRILASFDNVTKPWLASSTLSEEVLLAMREIMLSSENEEIVRRVSKNGFLQGADSDYDLIRDAMEQSQAF, from the coding sequence ATGCAAACCGCTTCGAAACATCATAATAAGCCAGCCGGCATGGGCCGCCTGTGGTTGGTATTCTGTGTCTGTCTGATGGCGCTGCTGGCGCCGATGACAGCACGCGCCGAAATAACCCTGACGTTTGGGACCTATGCCGCGGATAAACCGACGGTAACGGTTAAGAAATACCGCCCCTTCCTGACGTTCCTGTCGAACCGTCTGGGCGAGGTGCTGGGCGAAAAAGTTGTCATTCGGATGACAGTTGCCAAGGAATATCAAGAGGGTATCGACCAACTCGCCAATGGCGAGGTGGATTTCGCGCGTTTCGGTCCGGCCTCTTATGTGCATGTGATGAAACAGAACCCCGACATCAGGATCGTTGCCATGGAATCCAAGAAGGGGCGCAAGCGTTTTAAGGGTGTGATCGTCGTGCATCGCGACAGCACCATCACTCACCTGTCGGATCTTGCAGGGCTCAGCTTTGCCTTCGGGGATGAGCTGTCGACGATCGGGCGCTACCTCGCCCAAAGCCAGCTGCTTGAGGCCGGGATCGACAGCGGTGATCTGCATACCTATGAGTACCTCGGCCGCCACGATCTGGTGGGGGAGGCGGTTGGCGCCGGAAAATTCACGGCAGGTGCCCTGAAAGAGAGCACCTACAAGAAACTGATCGCCAAAGGGGTGCCGATTCGGATCTTGGCGAGCTTTGATAATGTGACAAAACCCTGGCTTGCATCCTCGACCCTCTCGGAGGAGGTGCTGCTGGCCATGCGGGAGATCATGCTGTCGTCAGAAAATGAAGAGATCGTGCGCCGAGTGTCCAAAAACGGCTTTCTTCAGGGGGCCGACTCCGACTACGACCTGATCCGCGATGCGATGGAGCAGAGCCAGGCATTTTAG
- a CDS encoding metal ABC transporter permease, protein MTIFDSFLIRAAFAGVGVALAAAPLGCFVVWRRMAYFGDATAHASILGIAIALSFDTSIFVGVLAMALIMATVVSTLSGRGYAVDTLLGVLAHSSLAFGLVAVSFLHGVRLDLMAYLFGDILAVNGQDLMIIWGGAILVVALLWWRWSALLTATLNPDLAYAAGIDPRREQLVLTLALAVVVAVAIKVVGVLLIAAMLIIPAATARPFAATPERMTVIAAITGAISALGGLQLAFMFDTPTGPTIVCLAASLFALSSLKQLFSRA, encoded by the coding sequence ATGACAATCTTCGACAGCTTTCTGATCCGCGCCGCTTTTGCAGGCGTCGGTGTTGCCCTTGCGGCGGCCCCTTTGGGCTGTTTCGTGGTCTGGCGACGGATGGCGTATTTTGGTGATGCCACGGCCCACGCCTCCATCCTCGGCATCGCAATTGCGCTCAGCTTCGACACGTCGATTTTTGTCGGCGTCCTTGCCATGGCCCTGATCATGGCGACGGTTGTCTCAACCCTCAGCGGTCGGGGCTATGCCGTTGACACGCTGCTCGGGGTGCTCGCTCATTCATCGCTGGCATTTGGTCTTGTGGCCGTCTCTTTCCTGCATGGTGTACGGCTGGATCTGATGGCCTATCTCTTCGGCGATATCCTTGCGGTCAATGGTCAGGATCTCATGATCATCTGGGGCGGCGCAATCCTTGTTGTGGCCCTGTTGTGGTGGCGTTGGTCCGCCCTGCTGACCGCGACCTTGAACCCGGATCTGGCCTACGCCGCAGGCATTGATCCGCGCCGCGAACAACTGGTGCTGACCCTGGCGCTGGCGGTTGTGGTCGCCGTAGCGATCAAGGTTGTCGGCGTTCTGCTTATTGCAGCCATGCTGATCATCCCGGCCGCCACCGCGCGCCCGTTTGCCGCGACACCGGAACGCATGACGGTGATTGCAGCCATCACGGGCGCGATCTCGGCGTTGGGCGGATTGCAACTGGCGTTCATGTTCGACACGCCCACCGGGCCGACAATTGTCTGCCTCGCCGCGAGCCTGTTTGCCCTGTCGAGCCTCAAGCAGCTCTTCAGCCGAGCCTGA
- a CDS encoding metal ABC transporter ATP-binding protein gives MTLVNLDGVTVRHNANPVLHNVDFAINPGEIVTIVGPNGSGKSTFLRTIIGALSPTRGTVSKAPGLRIGYVPQKLHIDPTLPLTVRRFLSLPSPVTDAAARTALEQAGAGQLMKRQMTGLSGGQFQRVLLARALLCDPQLLILDEATQGLDQPGSAAFYQQIEQLRRDLGCAILMVSHELHVVMAASDRVICLNGHICCEGAPAHVASAPEYRALFGTGTQGALALYRHEHNHSHDHSCGHDHAHDPQPATPDLVRQQS, from the coding sequence ATGACACTGGTCAATCTGGACGGCGTCACCGTACGCCACAATGCCAACCCCGTGCTGCACAACGTCGACTTTGCCATTAACCCCGGAGAGATTGTCACGATCGTCGGCCCCAATGGCTCCGGCAAATCGACCTTTTTGCGCACCATCATTGGCGCGCTGAGTCCCACCCGTGGCACCGTGTCAAAGGCGCCGGGACTTCGGATCGGCTATGTGCCGCAAAAACTGCATATCGACCCGACGCTCCCGCTGACAGTGCGCCGCTTCCTGAGCCTGCCCAGCCCCGTGACCGACGCCGCAGCACGAACAGCGCTAGAGCAAGCGGGCGCCGGGCAGCTGATGAAACGCCAGATGACCGGTCTTTCGGGAGGTCAGTTCCAGCGAGTTCTGCTGGCGCGCGCCCTGCTGTGCGATCCACAGCTGTTGATCCTTGATGAGGCCACGCAGGGGCTGGACCAGCCCGGATCAGCCGCCTTCTACCAGCAGATTGAACAGCTGCGCCGCGATCTGGGCTGCGCCATTCTGATGGTCAGTCACGAATTGCACGTGGTTATGGCCGCGTCGGACCGGGTGATTTGCCTCAACGGTCATATCTGTTGCGAAGGCGCGCCTGCGCATGTCGCCTCCGCCCCGGAATACCGGGCGCTGTTCGGCACCGGGACCCAAGGCGCTCTGGCGCTATACCGGCACGAACACAATCATTCCCATGATCACAGCTGCGGTCATGATCACGCGCATGACCCGCAACCTGCAACGCCCGATCTGGTGAGACAACAGTCATGA
- a CDS encoding PEP/pyruvate-binding domain-containing protein, whose amino-acid sequence MMSGLGAVVAAKLGLKPKSTAVATRYPVRLITGLVLAALTLALMNYWQFSSQRVAEQARLQATLMRPAQFDGTKIKDAALKETSFSRQSDHPLAMSTADAAAALEDGNTLFYDIRETGENAMGTLPGATHIRFPDFVESQPVKPGQKVVLFCHNGNRSSETCAKLAAMGIDCSFIAGGIEKWIVEGRAFSDKDVKSLSDLRAIPEYPGRDVLLSTADFTELMNTEDLQIVDTRYPGDFEAGHLPGAVNIPIRKMTTADLMQRISELDPTKPTLAACYDRRSCFMSQVLGLELSQKGFDFRGRYTLPWEYFVAPKPKPHVQAWLADQQSGLWDKAISALAAALLWVHERSHILLGLLALSLITRIMILPVALKSERDQITTSETADEMKALKEELAHDPVRKARAVQAFYKDKGLTPMKNLTALLFLPVMMLGVSAAQEASVSLQTPFLWMADLGAPDPLFIMPVLFCALAAVYLLWAVAKTPRQKTLWMVLGMPALFAMVFSLSGAANAYLCFSLTLLLMQRAYVTGMHRKLAEALSLRAHKRRLAKLPRGVIPMGYTEELEHAGNKALRLSILKNAGLPVPGGVVLRSDAIHDYREMPDARKDAYAAYVYRLAGGKPVAVRSSASNEDGADQSFAGVFESVLDVTAETMRAALDEVVTSFSSERAASYSGEGDSTDQGNIVVQEMVQADYAGVLFTQDPMAPGMCMIEWVEGCGEDLVSGRVTPTSLRFGRYSGLPAAEDQDQTLDMAPLLALGRQIEETFGCPQDVEWAYANGQFQIVQSRDITTLSLGTEAERIRLQEWRDLLDHYAGVDPDKPLLEQDEMSEVLPRPTPLSFSLMGSLWAPGGSVDLACRALSVPYNLPEGRAGHLVNLFGKTYVDVGLKEQMTLKLTAAKAKQLRRQARPMITHMREEVLPQLTDQLAFWQAVDYTALPRQKQLEAIATLRDLFVTDIYVEAEKVNIVAGFTMGEASAAAAGDPALRAHLMHAELPHAPSSLLASCIGANAETHAQLLMGHRSIFDYELSAPRYSEAPGLLASLLDSSVEPISGTVATPANLPEDLRDTLELAIAYQDLKEQAKHEALRVLAELRRALLALGIDTELEDLIFYLTMEEIMTGDWTRPELLKDRAASRKHVEDLRKASAPTDVSLTLRDCELLSLGVQAGSADGHLGGTCVAGSGTVEARVFWVEDETAIGPEVFDGFQDGDILACRMINPAWLPYVQRSGAVLSEVGGWLSHMAIVAREKNILMLVACKGLDQLSHGELIMVGEDGSITPSETPDLQQVSA is encoded by the coding sequence ATGATGTCGGGTCTCGGCGCGGTGGTTGCGGCGAAGCTTGGTCTGAAGCCGAAGAGCACTGCGGTGGCAACACGTTATCCGGTCCGATTGATCACCGGTCTGGTGCTGGCGGCGCTGACACTGGCCCTTATGAATTACTGGCAGTTCAGCAGCCAGCGGGTGGCGGAGCAGGCGCGCCTGCAGGCAACCCTCATGCGGCCGGCGCAGTTTGACGGAACCAAGATCAAGGACGCGGCGCTGAAAGAGACAAGTTTTTCGCGCCAGTCAGATCATCCGCTTGCGATGTCGACAGCCGACGCCGCCGCCGCGTTGGAGGATGGCAACACATTGTTCTACGACATCCGCGAAACCGGCGAAAATGCCATGGGCACCCTGCCCGGCGCGACCCATATCCGTTTTCCGGACTTCGTCGAGAGCCAGCCGGTCAAACCCGGCCAGAAGGTCGTGCTGTTCTGCCATAACGGCAACCGCAGCTCGGAAACCTGCGCCAAGCTGGCGGCGATGGGCATCGACTGCAGCTTCATCGCCGGCGGAATCGAGAAATGGATTGTCGAAGGGCGCGCGTTCTCTGACAAGGACGTGAAATCCCTCTCTGACCTGCGTGCCATTCCGGAATATCCCGGTCGTGATGTGCTGCTCAGCACTGCGGATTTCACCGAGTTGATGAACACCGAGGACCTGCAGATCGTCGATACCCGCTACCCCGGGGATTTTGAGGCGGGCCACCTTCCCGGCGCGGTGAACATTCCGATCCGCAAGATGACAACCGCCGATCTGATGCAGCGCATCAGTGAACTTGATCCGACCAAACCAACGCTGGCGGCCTGCTACGACCGTCGCAGCTGTTTCATGAGCCAGGTTTTGGGGCTGGAGCTGTCGCAGAAGGGGTTCGATTTCCGTGGCCGCTACACCCTGCCATGGGAGTATTTTGTCGCCCCCAAGCCGAAGCCTCATGTGCAGGCCTGGCTTGCCGATCAGCAAAGCGGCCTCTGGGACAAGGCGATCTCGGCGCTGGCCGCCGCGCTGCTCTGGGTGCATGAGCGCAGCCATATCCTGCTGGGTCTGCTCGCCCTCTCCCTGATCACCCGGATCATGATCCTGCCAGTGGCGTTGAAATCTGAACGCGACCAGATCACCACCAGTGAGACCGCCGATGAGATGAAGGCGCTGAAGGAAGAACTGGCCCATGACCCGGTGCGCAAGGCGCGCGCGGTGCAGGCGTTCTACAAGGACAAGGGCCTGACGCCGATGAAGAACCTCACCGCGCTGCTGTTCCTGCCGGTGATGATGCTGGGCGTCTCCGCCGCGCAAGAGGCCAGCGTCAGCCTTCAGACCCCGTTCCTGTGGATGGCGGATCTCGGAGCGCCCGATCCTCTGTTCATCATGCCGGTGCTGTTCTGCGCGCTCGCCGCCGTCTATCTGCTCTGGGCCGTGGCCAAGACCCCGCGCCAGAAAACCCTGTGGATGGTGCTGGGCATGCCTGCGCTATTTGCCATGGTGTTCAGCCTCTCGGGCGCCGCCAATGCCTATCTCTGCTTCAGCCTGACGCTCTTGCTGATGCAGCGCGCCTATGTCACCGGCATGCACCGCAAACTGGCTGAGGCGCTGTCGCTGCGCGCCCACAAGCGCCGCCTCGCCAAACTGCCGCGCGGTGTGATCCCAATGGGCTACACCGAGGAGCTGGAGCACGCCGGCAATAAGGCGCTGCGCCTGTCCATTCTCAAAAACGCAGGGCTACCGGTGCCGGGCGGCGTAGTCTTGCGCTCCGATGCAATTCACGATTATCGCGAGATGCCCGACGCCCGAAAAGACGCATATGCCGCATATGTTTATCGGCTGGCTGGCGGCAAGCCGGTCGCCGTGCGCTCCTCGGCCAGCAACGAAGATGGCGCTGACCAGAGTTTTGCTGGAGTGTTCGAATCCGTGCTGGACGTCACCGCGGAGACCATGCGCGCCGCCTTGGATGAAGTTGTGACCAGCTTCTCGTCCGAGCGCGCCGCCAGCTATTCGGGCGAGGGCGACAGCACCGATCAGGGCAACATTGTAGTGCAGGAGATGGTGCAGGCAGACTACGCCGGCGTTCTCTTCACCCAGGATCCGATGGCCCCCGGCATGTGCATGATCGAATGGGTCGAAGGCTGCGGCGAGGATCTGGTCTCTGGCCGCGTCACCCCGACGTCCTTGCGCTTTGGCCGCTATTCGGGCTTGCCTGCGGCGGAAGATCAGGACCAGACGCTGGACATGGCGCCGCTGCTGGCGCTTGGCCGCCAGATCGAGGAGACCTTTGGCTGCCCGCAGGATGTGGAATGGGCCTATGCAAACGGCCAGTTCCAGATCGTGCAAAGCCGCGACATTACCACCCTGTCGCTTGGAACCGAAGCTGAGCGGATCCGGCTTCAGGAATGGCGCGATCTGCTGGACCATTACGCCGGGGTGGATCCGGATAAGCCGCTGCTGGAACAGGATGAGATGTCCGAAGTGCTGCCGCGCCCAACCCCGCTGTCTTTCTCGCTGATGGGCAGCCTCTGGGCGCCGGGCGGCAGCGTCGATCTGGCCTGCCGCGCCTTGAGCGTCCCCTATAACCTGCCGGAAGGCCGGGCGGGTCATCTGGTGAACCTCTTTGGCAAGACCTACGTCGATGTCGGCCTAAAAGAGCAGATGACGCTGAAACTGACCGCCGCCAAGGCCAAGCAGCTGCGCAGGCAGGCCCGCCCGATGATCACCCACATGCGCGAGGAGGTGCTGCCCCAGCTCACCGATCAGCTGGCGTTCTGGCAGGCTGTGGACTACACCGCCCTGCCCCGCCAGAAACAGCTCGAGGCAATTGCGACCCTGCGCGATCTCTTTGTCACCGACATCTATGTCGAGGCGGAGAAGGTGAATATTGTCGCAGGCTTTACCATGGGCGAAGCCAGCGCCGCCGCCGCAGGCGATCCGGCCCTGCGCGCCCATCTGATGCACGCCGAACTGCCCCACGCCCCGTCCAGCCTGCTGGCCTCCTGTATCGGTGCCAATGCAGAAACCCATGCGCAGTTGCTAATGGGGCATCGCTCGATCTTTGATTACGAACTGTCGGCACCCCGCTATAGCGAAGCACCCGGCCTGCTGGCCTCCCTGCTCGACAGTTCGGTTGAGCCGATCAGCGGCACCGTGGCCACTCCGGCAAACCTGCCGGAAGATCTGCGCGACACGCTAGAGCTTGCGATCGCCTATCAGGACCTCAAGGAACAGGCCAAACACGAGGCACTGCGGGTTCTGGCGGAGCTGCGCCGGGCGTTGCTGGCCCTGGGGATCGACACCGAGCTGGAGGATCTGATCTTCTACCTGACCATGGAAGAGATCATGACCGGCGACTGGACCCGACCTGAGCTGCTGAAAGACCGCGCCGCCAGCCGCAAACACGTCGAAGATCTGCGCAAGGCCTCGGCGCCAACCGATGTCAGCCTCACCCTGCGTGACTGCGAGCTGCTCTCGCTCGGCGTGCAGGCAGGGTCCGCTGATGGGCATCTGGGCGGCACCTGTGTCGCCGGCAGCGGCACCGTGGAGGCCCGCGTATTCTGGGTTGAAGACGAAACCGCCATCGGCCCGGAGGTCTTTGACGGGTTTCAGGACGGCGACATCCTGGCATGTCGCATGATCAACCCGGCCTGGCTTCCTTATGTCCAGCGCTCCGGCGCTGTCCTCAGCGAGGTGGGCGGCTGGCTTAGCCATATGGCGATTGTCGCGCGGGAAAAGAACATCCTGATGCTGGTGGCCTGCAAAGGGCTCGACCAGCTGTCCCATGGTGAGCTGATCATGGTTGGCGAGGACGGCTCGATCACCCCGAGCGAGACGCCGGATCTGCAACAGGTCTCGGCCTGA
- a CDS encoding MurR/RpiR family transcriptional regulator — MDPHLDPRQTHRLLDQLKTEIDSLPPALSAAAKYIIDTPGDFGLDPIRVSATKAGVSANSLVRLAAHLGFDSFEALRAPFRAALTTEREGGLGLGWLDRLEQAPETTRHGRIARNEVNIVARSLRLMTPGHTAAIVAALTSARRCYVTATRASYALAYYFHYVGRMALPGLDLVPRHMGTAVDELMDIGAGDCLIAMTFAPYSSETLQALRQARNKGATLILISDSEVIAPGLQPDHLLLVADNTLHPFGGYGGAMAVLDCLLTHLVDAGGEAAQDRFRTYETLREDTGAYWRGGKLPKVPK, encoded by the coding sequence ATGGACCCGCATCTTGATCCCCGACAGACCCATCGCCTGCTCGACCAGCTGAAGACCGAAATCGACAGCCTGCCACCCGCCCTCTCGGCGGCGGCGAAATACATCATCGACACCCCCGGCGACTTTGGTCTTGATCCGATCCGTGTCTCGGCGACCAAGGCAGGGGTCAGCGCGAATTCTCTGGTGCGATTGGCCGCACATCTTGGATTCGACAGTTTCGAGGCGTTGCGCGCCCCCTTTCGGGCCGCGCTGACAACCGAGCGTGAGGGCGGATTGGGCCTTGGCTGGCTCGATCGGCTGGAACAGGCCCCCGAAACCACCCGCCATGGCCGCATCGCCCGCAATGAGGTGAACATCGTCGCCCGCTCGCTGCGCCTGATGACCCCCGGGCACACTGCGGCCATCGTTGCGGCGCTGACCTCGGCGCGACGATGCTATGTTACTGCAACCCGCGCCAGTTACGCATTGGCCTATTACTTCCACTACGTCGGACGAATGGCCTTGCCGGGGCTTGATCTGGTGCCCCGCCACATGGGCACCGCCGTGGACGAGCTGATGGATATCGGCGCCGGGGACTGCCTGATTGCCATGACCTTCGCGCCATATTCATCGGAGACGCTGCAGGCGCTGAGACAGGCCCGCAACAAAGGCGCGACGCTGATCCTCATCTCAGATAGCGAGGTAATCGCGCCCGGATTGCAGCCCGACCACCTGCTGCTGGTGGCCGACAATACGCTGCATCCTTTTGGTGGCTATGGCGGCGCGATGGCAGTGCTTGATTGTCTGCTGACCCATCTGGTCGATGCCGGAGGAGAGGCGGCGCAGGACAGGTTCCGCACCTACGAGACCCTGCGGGAAGACACCGGCGCCTATTGGCGCGGCGGAAAATTGCCAAAGGTCCCGAAATAG